The proteins below come from a single Vibrio cyclitrophicus genomic window:
- a CDS encoding 1-pyrroline-5-carboxylate dehydrogenase, with translation MVHQVTGFSDALFAWEQWNLTDFDYKSAQVLALKSEIESQSAPLAAVATYHLEQASALLAEHHLMAGPTGETNELYAAGRGVALVIVDDCQDKLPALQTAMALITAALLAGNSVQLCSDDVQFNTLVADAAKSANLPTNLVQVASYDASQQLLSCDVRSVGYVGNSQTAQAINLQLAKRDGAIVGLVAETDLNAMNVANDPHLSLRFITERTRTINITAVGGNATLLELGSEAH, from the coding sequence ATGGTTCATCAAGTGACAGGTTTTTCTGATGCATTGTTTGCGTGGGAACAATGGAATCTGACCGATTTTGATTATAAGAGTGCTCAGGTACTTGCATTGAAATCAGAGATTGAAAGTCAATCTGCGCCTTTGGCTGCAGTGGCGACTTATCATCTAGAACAAGCGTCAGCACTACTTGCGGAGCATCACCTTATGGCAGGCCCAACGGGCGAAACCAATGAGTTGTATGCTGCAGGTCGTGGTGTGGCTTTGGTAATTGTTGATGATTGCCAAGACAAACTGCCAGCACTACAAACGGCAATGGCTCTGATTACTGCTGCACTATTAGCAGGTAACAGCGTTCAATTGTGTAGTGATGATGTGCAGTTTAATACCTTAGTTGCCGATGCAGCTAAGTCGGCTAATTTGCCAACTAACTTGGTGCAGGTTGCCTCGTATGACGCTTCTCAACAGTTGTTGTCTTGCGATGTACGAAGTGTGGGTTATGTCGGTAACTCACAAACGGCACAAGCTATTAATTTACAGCTTGCTAAGCGTGACGGTGCCATCGTCGGTTTAGTCGCTGAAACGGATCTGAATGCAATGAATGTTGCTAACGATCCACACCTATCGCTGCGCTTCATTACCGAGCGTACGCGAACTATAAATATAACAGCTGTGGGCGGTAACGCGACCTTGCTCGAACTTGGAAGCGAAGCTCACTAA
- the putA gene encoding bifunctional proline dehydrogenase/L-glutamate gamma-semialdehyde dehydrogenase PutA has protein sequence MFTATDVLKPEFNEQSLTDLWSLISPLYMVDETQWLEQLLPLATPSESEKQQITEKTTSLIEAIRADKTSIQMIDALLLEYSLDTQEGILLMCLAEALMRIPDSATADALIRDKLSVADWKSHLKNSDSVFVNASTWGLMLTGKVVGLSSKEQSAGQAVNRLVNKLSEPVIRKAMHQAMKVMGHQFVLGRSIAEAQKNGKSMRDKGFTYSYDMLGEAALTTADANKYFKDYLMAIEAVGRDTYVSSKSSPAPSVSIKLSALHPRYEVANEDRVLTELCDTLEQLLRRAVELDVAITIDAEEADRLELSLKLFEKLYRTDLVKGWGKFGLVIQAYSKRALPVLVWLNRLAKEQGDLIPLRLVKGAYWDSEIKWSQQAGFTDYPVYTRKEATDVAYLACARYLLSPSVRGNIFPQFASHNAHTVSAIAVMTEHKDFEFQRLHGMGDSLYNHAMEAYQQSVRIYAPVGSHKDLLPYLVRRLLENGANSSFVHRLVDARCPVAELTQHPVDMLLAFDTLNNTKIPLPPAVFPERKNSYGVNIDIESEAHQFEAQVKTFLNNQWTAGPVINGESLAESMIKADQNVEQVTSPYDRRINVGQVAFANLDHVSAAITGADAVFADWNATSVETKAAALEKLADLMEDNLAELVAICHQEAGKTIHDSVDEVREAVDFCRYYAKQADNLQGFELKGFDGQTRIASRQGRGVFVCISPWNFPLAIFLGQITAALVAGNTVVAKPAEQTSLIAARAVELMNEAGFPAGTIQLLPGRGAEIGSALTSHDAIAGVAFTGSTPTAQRINVSLASRNAKPVPFIAETGGQNAMIVDSTALPEQVVRDVIRSAFASAGQRCSALRVLYIQEDIADRVVGLIHGAMDELSVGIPYLHKTDVGPVIDQTAKQKLLAHLKNMTQTQKKVAQLTLGSDCEHGDFVPPSAFEIDDISCLKEEQFGPVLHIVRFKASELAQVVDQINQTGFGLTMGIHSRNETTYRWIEKHVRVGNCYINRDQVGAVVGVQPFGGQGLSGTGPKAGGPHYLYRFTDVHFSQSQDKA, from the coding sequence ATGTTTACAGCTACTGATGTGTTAAAGCCAGAATTCAATGAGCAGTCGCTTACTGATCTATGGTCGCTTATCTCACCATTATATATGGTGGATGAAACCCAATGGCTAGAGCAACTTCTGCCGCTAGCTACCCCTTCTGAGTCTGAAAAGCAGCAAATTACAGAGAAAACGACCTCATTGATCGAAGCTATCCGTGCGGATAAGACTTCTATCCAGATGATCGATGCACTGTTGCTTGAATACAGCTTAGATACTCAAGAGGGCATCTTGCTGATGTGTCTGGCGGAAGCCTTAATGCGTATTCCTGATTCAGCTACTGCTGATGCGCTGATTCGCGACAAACTAAGCGTTGCGGATTGGAAGTCTCACCTTAAGAATTCTGATTCAGTGTTTGTTAACGCATCCACTTGGGGCCTAATGCTAACGGGTAAGGTGGTTGGACTTTCATCTAAAGAGCAGAGTGCTGGTCAAGCGGTTAACCGTTTAGTGAATAAGCTTTCTGAGCCGGTAATTCGTAAAGCGATGCACCAAGCAATGAAGGTGATGGGTCACCAATTCGTTCTTGGCCGCAGCATTGCTGAAGCGCAAAAGAACGGTAAGTCTATGCGTGACAAAGGTTTTACCTACTCATACGACATGCTAGGTGAAGCAGCACTGACTACTGCAGACGCAAACAAATACTTCAAAGATTACCTAATGGCGATTGAAGCCGTAGGTAGAGACACATACGTCTCTTCAAAATCGAGCCCAGCACCGTCTGTTTCTATCAAGCTTTCCGCACTTCACCCACGTTATGAAGTAGCGAACGAAGACCGCGTACTGACAGAACTTTGCGACACGCTAGAGCAGTTATTGCGCCGAGCAGTAGAGCTTGATGTTGCGATTACGATTGATGCTGAAGAAGCGGATCGCCTAGAGCTTTCTCTAAAATTATTCGAAAAACTGTACCGTACCGATCTTGTAAAAGGTTGGGGTAAATTTGGTCTGGTTATTCAAGCTTACTCAAAGCGCGCACTACCGGTTCTAGTATGGCTAAACCGCTTGGCGAAAGAGCAGGGTGATTTAATCCCGCTTCGCTTAGTGAAAGGCGCGTACTGGGACAGCGAAATCAAATGGTCACAGCAAGCTGGCTTTACTGATTACCCAGTTTACACACGCAAAGAAGCGACAGATGTAGCTTACCTTGCATGTGCACGTTACCTACTGAGCCCAAGTGTTCGTGGCAATATCTTCCCGCAGTTTGCGAGCCACAATGCTCATACGGTTTCTGCAATTGCAGTGATGACTGAACATAAAGATTTTGAATTCCAACGCTTACACGGCATGGGTGATTCTCTTTATAACCATGCGATGGAAGCTTACCAACAGTCGGTACGTATCTACGCACCGGTTGGCAGCCACAAAGATCTGCTGCCATACCTAGTACGTCGCTTGCTAGAGAACGGCGCAAACAGCTCGTTTGTACACCGTTTGGTTGATGCTCGCTGCCCTGTGGCAGAGCTAACACAACACCCGGTCGATATGCTTCTGGCGTTTGATACGCTGAACAACACTAAGATTCCTCTGCCTCCAGCGGTATTCCCTGAGCGTAAGAACTCTTACGGTGTGAACATTGATATCGAAAGTGAAGCTCATCAGTTTGAAGCACAGGTTAAAACATTCCTTAACAATCAATGGACTGCTGGCCCTGTGATCAATGGTGAGTCTCTAGCCGAAAGCATGATCAAGGCTGATCAGAACGTCGAGCAAGTAACCTCACCTTACGATCGTCGTATTAATGTGGGTCAGGTGGCTTTCGCTAACCTTGATCATGTTTCCGCAGCGATCACCGGCGCAGACGCAGTATTCGCTGATTGGAACGCAACTTCGGTTGAAACCAAAGCGGCTGCGCTTGAGAAGCTGGCTGACCTGATGGAAGACAACCTTGCTGAGTTGGTGGCGATTTGTCATCAAGAAGCGGGTAAGACGATTCACGATAGCGTTGATGAAGTACGTGAAGCAGTCGACTTCTGTCGTTACTACGCAAAACAAGCTGACAACCTACAAGGTTTCGAACTAAAAGGTTTTGACGGCCAAACACGAATCGCTTCACGACAAGGTCGTGGTGTGTTCGTTTGTATCAGCCCTTGGAACTTTCCTCTCGCTATCTTCCTTGGCCAAATTACAGCGGCACTAGTCGCGGGTAACACTGTTGTGGCGAAACCTGCTGAGCAAACAAGCTTGATTGCAGCTCGCGCCGTTGAACTGATGAACGAAGCGGGTTTCCCTGCCGGCACCATTCAGTTACTTCCAGGTCGTGGTGCTGAGATTGGCAGCGCGCTAACTAGCCATGATGCAATTGCGGGTGTTGCTTTTACGGGTTCAACCCCAACTGCACAACGTATCAATGTGTCATTGGCAAGCCGTAACGCTAAACCTGTTCCATTTATCGCAGAAACTGGCGGCCAGAACGCGATGATCGTCGACAGTACCGCACTGCCTGAACAGGTGGTTCGTGATGTGATTCGTTCGGCATTTGCTTCAGCAGGTCAGCGTTGTTCGGCATTGCGTGTGCTTTACATTCAGGAAGACATCGCAGACCGCGTGGTTGGATTGATTCACGGTGCAATGGACGAACTGAGTGTTGGTATTCCATACCTTCATAAAACGGATGTTGGTCCGGTTATCGATCAAACAGCGAAGCAAAAGCTGTTAGCTCACTTGAAAAATATGACCCAAACACAGAAAAAAGTCGCTCAACTTACATTGGGTTCTGATTGTGAACATGGTGACTTTGTTCCACCAAGTGCGTTTGAAATCGATGACATCAGTTGCTTGAAAGAAGAACAGTTTGGCCCTGTACTGCACATCGTTCGCTTCAAGGCGAGTGAGTTAGCGCAAGTGGTAGACCAAATTAACCAAACCGGTTTTGGCTTAACTATGGGTATTCACAGCCGTAACGAGACAACTTACCGTTGGATCGAAAAACACGTGCGCGTGGGTAACTGCTACATAAACCGTGACCAAGTAGGTGCTGTTGTTGGTGTTCAACCATTTGGCGGTCAAGGTTTGTCAGGTACAGGCCCTAAAGCAGGTGGTCCTCACTACCTATATCGCTTTACTGATGTTCATTTTTCGCAATCACAAGACAAGGCATAA
- a CDS encoding AraC family transcriptional regulator: MPKPLPFPNLDLSPLGLTGPRPAEIITLPSHMDCHEHHYSQVVIGLKGQAEFEVRGKGNLVGPGQGCVVTASSDHAFGGVVGQSDILVLNMPVPTDDDPLMLEKINQLESSNVYFQLDAQIQKLIHMLVQEMQSSPDDLLLSRACNDTVIALMQRHISAFETPIKDSRFDLEALDRYIEQHLANKISVAQLAGSVFLGESQFHMLFKDQMGITPHQYVLGKRIDRSRRLIEQGNLSLGQVAELAGFSGQSSFTHTFSRLQGMSPSQYKKKISVK, translated from the coding sequence ATGCCAAAACCTTTACCCTTTCCAAACCTAGACCTGTCCCCGCTAGGTCTTACGGGCCCTCGCCCGGCTGAGATCATCACTTTGCCATCGCATATGGATTGCCACGAGCATCATTATTCGCAGGTGGTGATTGGCTTAAAAGGTCAGGCGGAGTTTGAAGTCAGAGGTAAAGGGAATTTGGTTGGTCCCGGTCAAGGTTGTGTGGTAACGGCGAGCTCTGATCATGCTTTCGGTGGCGTGGTTGGTCAGTCGGATATTCTCGTACTCAATATGCCTGTGCCAACCGATGATGACCCTCTAATGTTAGAGAAGATTAACCAGCTAGAGTCATCGAACGTATACTTTCAATTAGACGCGCAAATTCAAAAGCTTATCCATATGTTGGTGCAAGAAATGCAGTCGAGCCCTGATGATTTGTTACTGAGTCGAGCATGTAATGACACGGTGATCGCGTTGATGCAAAGGCATATATCCGCATTCGAAACTCCGATTAAAGACTCGCGTTTTGATCTTGAAGCATTGGATCGTTACATCGAGCAACACCTTGCGAACAAGATCTCTGTGGCCCAACTTGCAGGCAGTGTGTTCCTGGGTGAAAGCCAGTTCCACATGCTATTCAAAGATCAAATGGGAATCACCCCACATCAGTATGTGTTAGGTAAGCGTATAGACCGATCTCGTCGTTTAATCGAACAAGGTAACCTTAGCCTTGGTCAGGTCGCTGAACTGGCTGGTTTCTCCGGTCAATCTTCCTTTACTCATACCTTTTCACGCCTTCAAGGCATGTCACCATCTCAATACAAAAAGAAAATTTCTGTTAAATAG
- a CDS encoding PEGA domain-containing protein: MTNFRISALLLALSPLWVSASVSAEELNQVDPVSAIDAKLTEKNSDIERISATQVSATENLKQLQNQNSKLLREGEELKAKRNRAKSVLDKQYSRLLEDPETDLVSFQKSYQDAWAAVKENQSSQLDNQQAINESEIHLSQIKQKQARLNNELANLRESKVEARVKRIATELRESAVLETSYTTTCASTMTLGECTAQGKYLTNQKAVQTFKSQLLEQLTESALAKQNLQGVQLNIHVQDSQAIKSGFSGNNAYFVQMQAQLQAKPEAVAACNLLNVSTRYCLKGSDVAVAKKSDKQWANVMVRSDQYNDSVTINGIKYGSTPIEVALPSGRHQVTISKQGYESYNRTVTINGSDTIWVKLLPSKES, from the coding sequence ATGACTAACTTTCGAATTTCAGCGCTTTTACTTGCGCTATCCCCACTTTGGGTATCTGCATCGGTATCCGCTGAAGAACTGAATCAAGTCGATCCCGTTTCAGCTATCGATGCAAAGCTAACAGAGAAAAACTCAGATATTGAGCGTATTTCAGCAACCCAGGTATCAGCGACTGAAAACCTAAAACAACTACAGAACCAAAACAGTAAGTTGTTGCGCGAAGGTGAAGAACTCAAGGCAAAACGTAACAGAGCCAAGTCTGTACTCGACAAACAGTACAGTCGCTTACTGGAAGATCCAGAAACTGATTTGGTCTCTTTTCAGAAAAGCTACCAAGATGCTTGGGCGGCCGTTAAAGAGAACCAATCGTCTCAGTTAGACAACCAACAAGCGATAAACGAGAGTGAAATTCACCTTTCTCAAATCAAGCAAAAGCAAGCTCGCCTGAACAATGAGCTGGCTAACTTAAGAGAATCAAAAGTTGAAGCTCGCGTAAAACGTATTGCAACAGAACTCCGTGAAAGTGCCGTTCTTGAGACCAGCTACACCACGACATGTGCATCAACAATGACACTGGGAGAGTGTACTGCTCAAGGCAAGTACTTGACCAATCAAAAAGCCGTGCAAACGTTCAAAAGCCAATTACTTGAGCAGCTCACAGAAAGCGCGCTAGCGAAGCAAAACTTACAAGGTGTTCAGCTGAATATCCATGTTCAAGACAGCCAAGCAATCAAGAGTGGTTTCTCTGGTAACAACGCTTACTTCGTGCAAATGCAGGCTCAGCTTCAAGCAAAACCGGAAGCGGTAGCAGCGTGTAATTTATTGAACGTTTCAACACGCTACTGTTTAAAGGGCAGTGATGTTGCCGTGGCTAAAAAGAGTGATAAACAGTGGGCAAACGTGATGGTACGTTCTGATCAGTACAATGATTCAGTGACGATCAACGGCATTAAGTACGGCAGCACACCGATTGAGGTTGCACTCCCAAGCGGTCGTCACCAAGTGACTATTTCAAAACAAGGTTACGAGTCTTACAACCGCACAGTTACCATCAACGGTAGCGACACTATTTGGGTTAAGCTTCTTCCTAGCAAGGAAAGCTAA
- a CDS encoding SUMF1/EgtB/PvdO family nonheme iron enzyme: MRQGFPTLLFALAPCLMTPAVFAEITPPAITTSVTDIESSLFEKYTTLTAVEKKLTDKQNQVDNQAKQTANLAKLSTQAEQKLAAAKASLEQDYTRMIDEPDFDISPAQNSFQNAWKTVKESKLAISDSEQKQQGLVMELEAIQAEKAAAEASIANLNQDKLRARAERLRNEITQTKEQTVSFTNRCSSDMTLAQCADQTVTLALQKAVKQFQHSLVDNATESKTVKEHLSSASLNIHVLQHKVKSSGFSEDSRYRAVIAANLETRPDKNTPCRLLGIQSSNCFTQSDQQANDQQKEVAWVNLMVRSNQYNDKVSINGVDYGSTPVEVMLPTGQHMVTIEKEGYLSFHQELKIARDHNLRAVLQAKQNSLNVGTKFADPMGNDTPSPEMIVVGSGRYLLGENNAKQVTIKQPFALAATPTRVQDFKAFVESTGYQTDAELMNTCDTFVNAEITTVSDNDWLNPGFKQADNSPVVCVSQSDAKAYTRWLSKNTGYAYRLPTPQEWEAAARAGQDTNFWWGNEFLSGRANTGWAGTPWSNISTSPVKSFLPTPTGFYDMVGNVWEWTTVQKGLAKGGAWSFSPEEAKVFNELYVPTSTAANYLGFRVLREL; the protein is encoded by the coding sequence ATGCGCCAAGGTTTTCCCACTCTATTATTTGCACTTGCCCCTTGCTTAATGACACCTGCTGTTTTCGCTGAAATAACACCACCAGCAATCACAACATCTGTCACCGACATTGAAAGCTCACTCTTCGAAAAGTATACCACTTTAACGGCTGTCGAGAAGAAGCTGACGGACAAACAAAACCAAGTCGATAACCAAGCAAAGCAAACGGCAAATCTAGCCAAGTTATCCACTCAAGCTGAGCAAAAACTCGCAGCAGCGAAAGCTAGTCTAGAACAAGATTACACCCGCATGATTGACGAGCCTGACTTCGACATCTCGCCGGCTCAAAACAGTTTCCAAAACGCTTGGAAAACTGTAAAAGAGAGCAAGCTTGCTATTTCAGACTCAGAACAGAAGCAACAAGGCTTGGTGATGGAACTAGAAGCCATCCAAGCAGAAAAAGCGGCTGCTGAAGCTTCAATCGCAAACCTCAATCAAGATAAACTCAGAGCAAGAGCTGAACGACTAAGAAACGAGATCACTCAAACCAAAGAGCAAACGGTCAGCTTTACCAACCGTTGTAGCAGTGACATGACACTCGCGCAATGTGCAGACCAAACGGTGACCTTGGCACTTCAAAAAGCCGTTAAGCAATTCCAGCATAGCTTGGTAGACAACGCGACTGAATCAAAAACAGTGAAAGAGCACCTATCGTCTGCTTCGCTAAACATTCACGTTCTACAACACAAAGTGAAATCTTCTGGTTTCTCTGAAGATAGCCGTTACCGAGCAGTGATTGCAGCGAACTTAGAGACTCGCCCAGACAAAAACACACCTTGTCGCTTGCTTGGTATCCAGTCATCAAACTGTTTCACACAGAGCGATCAACAAGCCAATGACCAGCAAAAAGAAGTCGCTTGGGTTAACTTAATGGTTCGTTCAAACCAATATAATGACAAGGTATCGATTAACGGCGTGGACTATGGCAGCACACCGGTTGAAGTAATGCTACCAACAGGCCAACACATGGTCACAATTGAGAAAGAAGGCTACCTCTCTTTCCATCAAGAACTGAAAATCGCCCGTGATCACAACCTACGAGCGGTATTACAAGCCAAACAAAACTCGCTGAATGTCGGTACCAAATTTGCCGACCCAATGGGAAATGACACTCCAAGTCCAGAAATGATTGTGGTGGGTTCAGGCCGTTATTTATTGGGTGAAAACAACGCTAAACAAGTGACGATCAAACAGCCATTTGCATTAGCAGCGACACCAACTCGCGTTCAAGATTTTAAAGCGTTTGTTGAAAGCACTGGCTACCAGACAGACGCAGAACTGATGAACACCTGCGATACCTTCGTTAATGCCGAGATCACAACGGTTTCAGACAATGACTGGCTGAACCCTGGCTTTAAGCAAGCTGATAACTCACCGGTAGTTTGTGTTAGTCAAAGTGATGCCAAAGCGTATACTCGCTGGTTATCTAAAAATACAGGCTATGCCTACCGTTTACCAACACCACAAGAATGGGAAGCCGCAGCAAGAGCAGGCCAAGATACTAACTTCTGGTGGGGCAATGAATTCCTTTCGGGTAGAGCCAATACCGGTTGGGCTGGCACACCGTGGTCAAACATCAGCACCTCTCCAGTTAAGTCATTCTTACCAACACCTACAGGCTTCTACGATATGGTTGGCAACGTTTGGGAATGGACAACCGTTCAGAAAGGCTTGGCTAAAGGTGGTGCGTGGAGTTTTTCACCAGAAGAAGCAAAAGTGTTTAACGAACTGTACGTGCCAACGTCAACGGCAGCAAACTACTTAGGTTTCAGAGTATTGCGCGAACTGTAG
- a CDS encoding helix-turn-helix transcriptional regulator — protein sequence MPESLNAIHRSLFEQLPGCWGCKDTESVFVYANLAYNQLIGLKPNESCTGLTDFDMPSQTTECAQDFRAQDKHVMETRTTLKILDIHPYPDGRWHAHIFTKTPWLDANNNVQGTIFYGQELTDTAILEVGHWVCQATGAKDGQTSIAGSTPRTSKLKKRLTSRESEVLFLLLFGKKPQYIALTLNISIKTVEGHVARLKQKFDASSKSQLIEYALDSGLGSVIPETLLKKQISVVLHSE from the coding sequence TTGCCAGAGTCACTCAATGCCATACATCGTTCTTTATTTGAACAACTCCCAGGCTGCTGGGGCTGCAAAGATACTGAGTCGGTTTTCGTTTACGCGAACCTCGCCTACAACCAATTGATTGGCTTAAAACCCAACGAGAGTTGCACTGGCTTGACCGATTTCGATATGCCGAGTCAAACCACTGAGTGTGCGCAAGATTTCAGGGCTCAAGATAAGCATGTGATGGAAACACGCACTACCCTGAAGATTCTTGATATTCACCCCTACCCAGACGGACGCTGGCACGCGCATATTTTTACCAAAACCCCTTGGCTTGATGCAAACAACAACGTACAAGGCACGATCTTCTACGGTCAAGAACTAACTGACACCGCAATTTTAGAGGTTGGTCATTGGGTTTGCCAGGCGACAGGTGCCAAAGATGGTCAGACATCCATTGCAGGTTCAACGCCACGCACATCTAAACTCAAAAAACGACTGACTTCGCGAGAATCAGAAGTGCTATTTTTGCTGCTGTTCGGCAAGAAACCGCAATACATTGCATTAACGTTAAATATTTCAATTAAGACTGTCGAAGGCCATGTCGCCAGATTGAAGCAAAAATTTGATGCGAGCAGCAAAAGCCAATTGATTGAGTATGCATTGGACTCGGGGTTGGGCTCAGTGATCCCCGAAACCCTGCTCAAAAAGCAGATTTCCGTGGTTCTGCACAGCGAATGA
- the pdxH gene encoding pyridoxamine 5'-phosphate oxidase encodes MELTDIRREYAQGGLRRKDLAADPIDQFNQWLEQAIEAKLTDPTAMTVATVDENGQPFQRIVLLKNVDKDGFVFYTNLGSRKAHQLEHNSKISLHFPWHPLERQVHVTGTAEKLTALENMKYFTSRPKESQLAAIASKQSSRISARGILEGKYLELKQKFEKGEIPVPSFWGGFRVRVDSIEFWQGGEHRLHDRFLFSRQDNSWDIDRLAP; translated from the coding sequence ATGGAACTGACAGACATTCGTCGTGAATACGCTCAGGGTGGATTGAGACGCAAAGACTTGGCCGCAGACCCAATTGACCAATTCAATCAATGGCTAGAACAAGCCATTGAAGCTAAGTTGACGGATCCTACTGCAATGACAGTAGCGACAGTTGACGAAAATGGTCAGCCATTCCAACGAATTGTGTTGCTGAAAAATGTTGATAAAGATGGCTTCGTTTTCTATACCAATCTAGGTAGCCGTAAAGCACACCAACTTGAGCACAATAGCAAAATTAGTTTGCATTTCCCTTGGCATCCTCTAGAGCGACAGGTTCATGTCACAGGTACAGCTGAAAAGCTGACCGCGTTGGAGAACATGAAATATTTCACATCTCGCCCGAAAGAAAGCCAATTGGCTGCCATTGCAAGTAAGCAAAGTAGCCGAATCTCAGCTCGCGGAATACTGGAAGGTAAGTATTTAGAGCTTAAGCAGAAGTTCGAGAAAGGAGAGATTCCAGTGCCTTCATTTTGGGGTGGTTTCCGAGTACGCGTTGATAGTATTGAGTTTTGGCAAGGTGGCGAACACCGTTTACACGACCGTTTCTTGTTTTCACGTCAAGACAACAGCTGGGACATTGACCGCCTAGCGCCATAA